A window from Populus trichocarpa isolate Nisqually-1 chromosome 3, P.trichocarpa_v4.1, whole genome shotgun sequence encodes these proteins:
- the LOC7496540 gene encoding protein LAX PANICLE 2 isoform X1: protein MTMVPAQSLSKQQQHQLCDGGYFGEDVHTFKEGFGLMSRLEGYEYSCVSEACLLGSDLVVANIPMAEDESRTNSLNNEAGSSSKDVQEERHEGWLQLSIGGHTTTATPTSHEGKHDHHHHQQQQQQQQLVLDSTSRRGGLIELDLLRGSSSRISHQARPLSSPVFHVPDFRAPPRPVPSHATNFSNTSLFFQHHPAATSSTYPLHQEINWPFRPMLHNIATASSSPPSSSSSLMPLGSYFSRPFQVNSTGMDFAGPSSDFKVIDPPRRSHSGIWFMLQASQNQTKEPFLPQISKSYLRIKDGRMTVRLLMKYLVNKLRLDSESEQIEMTCRGQQLLPFLTLQHVRDNIWSPREELTLLPESSTTDHVMVLHYGRSA from the exons ATGACCATGGTTCCTGCTCAAAGTCTTTCTAAACAGCAACAGCATCAACTTTGTGATGGTGGTTATTTTGGTGAGGATGTCCATACTTTTAAAGAGGGCTTTGGTCTTATGAGCCGATTAGAAGGTTATGAGTACTCTTGTGTTAGCGAAGCTTGCTTATTAGGATCTGATCTAGTGGTGGCTAATATTCCCATGGCTGAAGATGAATCAAGAACTAACAGTCTTAATAATGAAGCTGGCTCAAGCTCAAAAGATGTTCAAGAAGAGAGACATGAAGGGTGGCTCCAATTGAGTATAGGTGGTCACACAACAACAGCAACACCAACAAGCCATGAGGGCAAGCacgatcatcatcatcatcaacaacaacaacaacaacaacagctaGTACTTGATTCTACAAGTAGAAGAGGAGGGTTGATAGAGCTTGATCTACTACGAGGTAGCAGTAGTAGAATTTCACATCAAGCGAGGCCATTGAGTAGTCCTGTTTTTCACGTTCCTGATTTTAGAGCTCCTCCAAGGCCAGTCCCAAGTCATGCCACTAATTTTAGCAATACATCTTTATTCTTTCAACACCATCCAGCAGCAACTAGCTCAACCTATCCTCTTCATCAAGAGATAAACTGGCCTTTTAGGCCTATGTTGCACAATATAGCGACCGCCTCATCTTCTCCACCATCCTCTTCTTCGTCTTTGATGCCATTGGGGTCCTATTTTTCTCGTCCGTTCCAAGTAAATAGTACTGGCATGGATTTTGCAGGACCGAGCTCCGACTTTAAAGTAATCGATCCTCCAAGAAGATCCCATTCTGGCATTTGGTTTATGCTACAAGCGTCTCAAAATCA AACGAAAGAACCCTTCTTGCCGCAAATATCCAAGAGCTACCTGAGAATCAA GGATGGAAGGATGACAGTTCGGCTATTAATGAAGTATCTGGTTAACAAGCTGAGACTGGATAGCGAATCAGAG CAGATAGAGATGACCTGTAGAGGGCAACAGCTTCTTCCTTTCTTGACACTGCAGCATGTTAGGGATAACATCTGGAGCCCCAGAGAGGAACTCACTTTGCTTCCAGAATCCTCAACCACGGATCATGTCATGGTGCTGCACTATGGTAGAAGTGCTTAA
- the LOC7481188 gene encoding uncharacterized protein LOC7481188, producing MAAELLPPEGPITTATATTTAPTATEPTTTATTTALAQSENRGPPPPALKRQRRPSVRLGEIGDHHHQTAYESHMRRSTKLLHPQHNTWRIPKESSKSIKARSLTHLVNGNDNEIEEHEVIKNSPNGELNLVEFGHRRKAKRATTKRVRSNWISSNSRIEEGDNNLENSNGEEGFVREFDLDSDSPTKDQSPVHSADNVGLDFWHGNRRTGTGSGRVRVTESRENEGIEMENNDNDNNSERKWEGVRTWLIELGLSRYAPVFEIHEVDDQVLPLLTLEDLKDMGINAVGSRRKLYSAIQKLRKGFP from the coding sequence ATGGCCGCCGAGTTACTTCCACCGGAAGGCCCAATCACCACCGCCACTGCTACCACAACAGCACCCACCGCCACAGAGCCCACCACAACTGCAACAACAACAGCTCTAGCTCAATCAGAAAACCGAGGGCCACCGCCACCAGCACTCAAACGGCAACGTCGACCAAGCGTCCGTCTCGGCGAGATCGGCGACCATCACCATCAAACAGCATACGAATCGCACATGCGACGCTCAACAAAGCTGCTGCATCCGCAACACAACACGTGGCGCATCCCTAAAGaatcttcaaaatcaatcaaagcaCGCTCTTTAACACATCTCGTTAACGGGAACGACAACGAGATTGAAGAACACGAGGTCATTAAAAATAGTCCAAACGGAGAGTTGAATCTTGTCGAGTTCGGACATAGAAGGAAAGCGAAGAGAGCGACAACGAAGAGAGTGAGATCGAATTGGATTTCATCGAATTCAAGAATCGAAGAAGGAGATAATAATTTGGAGAATTCAAATGGAGAGGAAGGGTTTGTTCGGGAATTCGATCTTGATTCTGATAGTCCTACAAAAGACCAAAGTCCAGTCCATTCTGCTGACAATGTTGGTTTAGATTTCTGGCACGGGAATCGGAGAACGGGTACGGGCTCTGGTCGAGTTAGGGTTACAGAGAGTAGGGAAAATGAAGGAATAGAAATGGAGaacaatgataatgataataattcgGAGCGAAAATGGGAGGGAGTTAGGACTTGGCTGATTGAGTTAGGTTTAAGTCGATACGCGCCGGTTTTTGAGATACATGAAGTGGATGATCAAGTGTTGCCATTATTGACATTGGAGGATTTGAAAGATATGGGAATAAATGCGGTTGGTTCAAGAAGGAAACTGTATTCTGCAATCCAGAAGCTTCGAAAGGGGTTTCCGTGA
- the LOC7496541 gene encoding putative pentatricopeptide repeat-containing protein At5g13230, mitochondrial isoform X2 produces MIRLLRSKLLQHPNHCKSNTALCIITQRSFLAQRTSHSSPEFNTYIYGSLLQSCIRNGDCATGKYLHCEIIKKAKLFDEMPDRNTVSFVTLIQGYSQCLRFSEAIGLFSRLQGEGHELNPFVFSTVLKLLVSAEWAKLGFSVHACVYKLGFDSDAFVGTALIDCYSVCGYAECARQVFDAIEYKDMVSWTGMVACYVENECFEESLKLFSRMRIVGFKPNNFTFASVLKACVGLEVFNVGKAVHGCAFKTSYLEELFVGVELIDLYIKSGDVDDALQVFEEMPKDDVIPWSFMIARYAQSEQSEEAIEMFCRMRRGLVLPNQFTLASLLQACASLVDLQLGNQIHCHVVKVGLDMNVFVSNALMDMYAKCGRMENSLQLFSESPNCTDVSWNTVIVGYVQAGNGEKALILFKDMLECQVQGTEVTYSSVLRACAGIAALEPGSQIHSLSVKTIYDKNTVVGNALIDMYAKCGNIKDARLVFDMLREHDQVSWNAMISGYSVHGLYGEALKTFESMLETECKPDKVTFVGILSACSNAGLLDRGQAYFKSMVEEYDIEPCAEHYTCMVWLLGRSGHLDKAAKLVHEIPFEPSVMVWRALLSACVIHNDVELGRISAQRVLEIEPEDEATHVLLSNIYANARRWGNVASIRTSMKRKGIRKEPGLSWIENQGRVHYFSVGDTSHPDTKLINGMLEWLNMKARNEGYVPDFSSVLLDVEDVDKEQRLWVHSERLALAYGLIRTPSISPLRIIKNLRICADCHAAIKLISKIVQRDIIIRDMNRFHHFHEGICSCGDYW; encoded by the exons ATGATCAGATTGCTTCGCTCTAAATTACTACAACATCCTAATCACTGTAAATCCAACACCGCATTATGCATCATCACTCAACGTTCGTTCTTAGCCCAACGCACTTCTCATTCTTCACCAGAATTCAACACTTACATTTATGGTTCTTTACTCCAAAGTTGTATCCGAAACGGTGACTGCGCCACCGGAAAATATCTCCATTGTGAGATTATAAAGAAGG CTAAGCTGTTCGATGAAATGCCTGACAGAAATACGGTGTCTTTTGTTACTTTGATTCAAGGTTATAGTCAGTGTCTTAGATTTTCTGAAGCTATTGGGTTGTTTTCTAGGTTACAAGGAGAGGGTCATGAGCTTAacccttttgtttttagtaCTGTTTTGAAGCTGCTTGTCAGTGCTGAGTGGGCTAAATTGGGGTTTAGTGTCCATGCTTGTGTTTACAAGCTTGGTTTTGATTCTGACGCCTTTGTGGGTACTGCTTTGATTGATTGCTACTCTGTTTGTGGGTACGCTGAGTGTGCAAGACAAGTTTTTGACGCGATTGAATACAAGGATATGGTTTCTTGGACTGGGATGGTTGCTTGTTATGTAGAGAATGAGTGTTTTGAAGAGTCTTTGAAGCTTTTTTCACGGATGAGGATAGTTGGGTTTAAGCCGAATAATTTTACCTTTGCGAGTGTGTTGAAGGCTTGTGTTGGGCTGGAGGTGTTTAATGTGGGAAAGGCTGTGCATGGATGTGCTTTCAAAACATCTTATTTGGAAGAACTTTTTGTTGGTGTTGAATTGATTGACTTGTACATCAAATCCGGGGATGTTGATGATGCTTTACAGGTGTTTGAAGAGATGCCTAAAGATGATGTGATTCCTTGGAGTTTTATGATTGCTCGGTATGCTCAGAGTGAGCAGAGTGAAGAGGCTATTGAGATGTTTTGTAGGATGAGGCGAGGTTTGGTGCTTCCTAATCAGTTTACGCTGGCTAGTTTACTGCAAGCATGTGCGAGCTTGGTGGATTTGCAATTGGGGAATCAAATCCATTGCCATGTAGTTAAGGTTGGTTTAGATATGAATGTTTTTGTATCAAATGCTCTAATGGATATGTATGCTAAATGTGGAAGGATGGAGAACTCATTGCAACTATTTTCAGAATCACCAAACTGTACTGATGTGAGTTGGAATACGGTGATTGTTGGCTATGTGCAGGCAGGCAATGGGGAGAAGgcattgattttgtttaaagaTATGCTTGAATGCCAAGTTCAGGGAACGGAAGTGACATACTCTAGCGTGCTTCGTGCATGTGCTGGTATTGCTGCCTTGGAACCAGGCAGTCAGATTCATTCCTTGTCAGTGAAAACTATTTATGACAAGAACACCGTGGTTGGCAATGCTTTGATAGATATGTATGCCAAATGTGGAAACATTAAAGATGCACGTTTAGTATTTGACATGCTAAGGGAACATGATCAAGTGTCATGGAACGCTATGATTTCAGGATATTCTGTGCATGGACTATATGGGGAAGCTCTAAAAACTTTTGAATCGATGCTGGAAACAGAGTGTAAACCAGACAAGGTGACTTTTGTTGGTATCCTGTCAGCGTGTAGCAATGCCGGACTCTTAGATAGAGGACAAGCTTATTTTAAATCTATGGTAGAAGAATATGACATTGAACCATGTGCAGAGCACTACACTTGTATGGTCTGGCTTTTAGGGAGATCGGGTCATCTTGATAAGGCAGCTAAGTTGGTTCATGAAATTCCATTTGAGCCTAGTGTTATGGTGTGGCGGGCCTTACTCAGTGCTTGTGTCATCCATAATGATGTTGAACTTGGAAGAATTTCTGCCCAGCGTGTTCTTGAGATAGAACCAGAAGACGAGGCAACACATGTATTATTGTCAAACATATACGCTAATGCAAGGAGGTGGGGAAATGTGGCCTCCATTAGGACAAGcatgaaaaggaaaggaatcAGGAAAGAACCAGGCCTAAGTTGGATTGAGAACCAGGGTAGGGTTCATTATTTTTCCGTGGGGGACACTTCACATCCCGACACAAAATTGATTAACGGGATGCTGGAGTGGTTGAACATGAAAGCCAGGAATGAAGGTTATGTTCCTGATTTTAGTTCTGTTTTGCTTGATGTGGAGGATGTTGACAAGGAACAGCGACTGTGGGTCCACAGTGAAAGACTAGCTTTAGCCTATGGTCTAATTAGAACACCATCCATAAGCCCTCTTCGAATTATAAAGAATCTCCGAATATGTGCAGACTGTCATGctgcaataaaattaatatcaaagatTGTGCAGCGTGATATCATTATCAGAGATATGAATCGTTTCCATCACTTTCATGAGGGAATTTGCTCTTGTGGTGATTACTGGTGA
- the LOC7496541 gene encoding putative pentatricopeptide repeat-containing protein At5g13230, mitochondrial isoform X1, producing the protein MIRLLRSKLLQHPNHCKSNTALCIITQRSFLAQRTSHSSPEFNTYIYGSLLQSCIRNGDCATGKYLHCEIIKKGNCLDLFANNILLNFYVKYDSLPDAAKLFDEMPDRNTVSFVTLIQGYSQCLRFSEAIGLFSRLQGEGHELNPFVFSTVLKLLVSAEWAKLGFSVHACVYKLGFDSDAFVGTALIDCYSVCGYAECARQVFDAIEYKDMVSWTGMVACYVENECFEESLKLFSRMRIVGFKPNNFTFASVLKACVGLEVFNVGKAVHGCAFKTSYLEELFVGVELIDLYIKSGDVDDALQVFEEMPKDDVIPWSFMIARYAQSEQSEEAIEMFCRMRRGLVLPNQFTLASLLQACASLVDLQLGNQIHCHVVKVGLDMNVFVSNALMDMYAKCGRMENSLQLFSESPNCTDVSWNTVIVGYVQAGNGEKALILFKDMLECQVQGTEVTYSSVLRACAGIAALEPGSQIHSLSVKTIYDKNTVVGNALIDMYAKCGNIKDARLVFDMLREHDQVSWNAMISGYSVHGLYGEALKTFESMLETECKPDKVTFVGILSACSNAGLLDRGQAYFKSMVEEYDIEPCAEHYTCMVWLLGRSGHLDKAAKLVHEIPFEPSVMVWRALLSACVIHNDVELGRISAQRVLEIEPEDEATHVLLSNIYANARRWGNVASIRTSMKRKGIRKEPGLSWIENQGRVHYFSVGDTSHPDTKLINGMLEWLNMKARNEGYVPDFSSVLLDVEDVDKEQRLWVHSERLALAYGLIRTPSISPLRIIKNLRICADCHAAIKLISKIVQRDIIIRDMNRFHHFHEGICSCGDYW; encoded by the coding sequence ATGATCAGATTGCTTCGCTCTAAATTACTACAACATCCTAATCACTGTAAATCCAACACCGCATTATGCATCATCACTCAACGTTCGTTCTTAGCCCAACGCACTTCTCATTCTTCACCAGAATTCAACACTTACATTTATGGTTCTTTACTCCAAAGTTGTATCCGAAACGGTGACTGCGCCACCGGAAAATATCTCCATTGTGAGATTATAAAGAAGGGTAATTGCCTAGACTTGTTTGCTAACaacattcttttaaatttttatgtaaaatacgACTCATTACCTGATGCAGCTAAGCTGTTCGATGAAATGCCTGACAGAAATACGGTGTCTTTTGTTACTTTGATTCAAGGTTATAGTCAGTGTCTTAGATTTTCTGAAGCTATTGGGTTGTTTTCTAGGTTACAAGGAGAGGGTCATGAGCTTAacccttttgtttttagtaCTGTTTTGAAGCTGCTTGTCAGTGCTGAGTGGGCTAAATTGGGGTTTAGTGTCCATGCTTGTGTTTACAAGCTTGGTTTTGATTCTGACGCCTTTGTGGGTACTGCTTTGATTGATTGCTACTCTGTTTGTGGGTACGCTGAGTGTGCAAGACAAGTTTTTGACGCGATTGAATACAAGGATATGGTTTCTTGGACTGGGATGGTTGCTTGTTATGTAGAGAATGAGTGTTTTGAAGAGTCTTTGAAGCTTTTTTCACGGATGAGGATAGTTGGGTTTAAGCCGAATAATTTTACCTTTGCGAGTGTGTTGAAGGCTTGTGTTGGGCTGGAGGTGTTTAATGTGGGAAAGGCTGTGCATGGATGTGCTTTCAAAACATCTTATTTGGAAGAACTTTTTGTTGGTGTTGAATTGATTGACTTGTACATCAAATCCGGGGATGTTGATGATGCTTTACAGGTGTTTGAAGAGATGCCTAAAGATGATGTGATTCCTTGGAGTTTTATGATTGCTCGGTATGCTCAGAGTGAGCAGAGTGAAGAGGCTATTGAGATGTTTTGTAGGATGAGGCGAGGTTTGGTGCTTCCTAATCAGTTTACGCTGGCTAGTTTACTGCAAGCATGTGCGAGCTTGGTGGATTTGCAATTGGGGAATCAAATCCATTGCCATGTAGTTAAGGTTGGTTTAGATATGAATGTTTTTGTATCAAATGCTCTAATGGATATGTATGCTAAATGTGGAAGGATGGAGAACTCATTGCAACTATTTTCAGAATCACCAAACTGTACTGATGTGAGTTGGAATACGGTGATTGTTGGCTATGTGCAGGCAGGCAATGGGGAGAAGgcattgattttgtttaaagaTATGCTTGAATGCCAAGTTCAGGGAACGGAAGTGACATACTCTAGCGTGCTTCGTGCATGTGCTGGTATTGCTGCCTTGGAACCAGGCAGTCAGATTCATTCCTTGTCAGTGAAAACTATTTATGACAAGAACACCGTGGTTGGCAATGCTTTGATAGATATGTATGCCAAATGTGGAAACATTAAAGATGCACGTTTAGTATTTGACATGCTAAGGGAACATGATCAAGTGTCATGGAACGCTATGATTTCAGGATATTCTGTGCATGGACTATATGGGGAAGCTCTAAAAACTTTTGAATCGATGCTGGAAACAGAGTGTAAACCAGACAAGGTGACTTTTGTTGGTATCCTGTCAGCGTGTAGCAATGCCGGACTCTTAGATAGAGGACAAGCTTATTTTAAATCTATGGTAGAAGAATATGACATTGAACCATGTGCAGAGCACTACACTTGTATGGTCTGGCTTTTAGGGAGATCGGGTCATCTTGATAAGGCAGCTAAGTTGGTTCATGAAATTCCATTTGAGCCTAGTGTTATGGTGTGGCGGGCCTTACTCAGTGCTTGTGTCATCCATAATGATGTTGAACTTGGAAGAATTTCTGCCCAGCGTGTTCTTGAGATAGAACCAGAAGACGAGGCAACACATGTATTATTGTCAAACATATACGCTAATGCAAGGAGGTGGGGAAATGTGGCCTCCATTAGGACAAGcatgaaaaggaaaggaatcAGGAAAGAACCAGGCCTAAGTTGGATTGAGAACCAGGGTAGGGTTCATTATTTTTCCGTGGGGGACACTTCACATCCCGACACAAAATTGATTAACGGGATGCTGGAGTGGTTGAACATGAAAGCCAGGAATGAAGGTTATGTTCCTGATTTTAGTTCTGTTTTGCTTGATGTGGAGGATGTTGACAAGGAACAGCGACTGTGGGTCCACAGTGAAAGACTAGCTTTAGCCTATGGTCTAATTAGAACACCATCCATAAGCCCTCTTCGAATTATAAAGAATCTCCGAATATGTGCAGACTGTCATGctgcaataaaattaatatcaaagatTGTGCAGCGTGATATCATTATCAGAGATATGAATCGTTTCCATCACTTTCATGAGGGAATTTGCTCTTGTGGTGATTACTGGTGA
- the LOC7496541 gene encoding putative pentatricopeptide repeat-containing protein At5g13230, mitochondrial isoform X3, protein MIRLLRSKLLQHPNHCKSNTALCIITQRSFLAQRTSHSSPEFNTYIYGSLLQSCIRNGDCATGKYLHCEIIKKGNCLDLFANNILLNFYVKYDSLPDAAKLFDEMPDRNTVSFVTLIQGYSQCLRFSEAIGLFSRLQGEGHELNPFVFSTVLKLLVSAEWAKLGFSVHACVYKLGFDSDAFVGTALIDCYSVCGYAECARQVFDAIEYKDMVSWTGMVACYVENECFEESLKLFSRMRIVGFKPNNFTFASVLKACVGLEVFNVGKAVHGCAFKTSYLEELFVGVELIDLYIKSGDVDDALQVFEEMPKDDVIPWSFMIARYAQSEQSEEAIEMFCRMRRGLVLPNQFTLASLLQACASLVDLQLGNQIHCHVVKAGNGEKALILFKDMLECQVQGTEVTYSSVLRACAGIAALEPGSQIHSLSVKTIYDKNTVVGNALIDMYAKCGNIKDARLVFDMLREHDQVSWNAMISGYSVHGLYGEALKTFESMLETECKPDKVTFVGILSACSNAGLLDRGQAYFKSMVEEYDIEPCAEHYTCMVWLLGRSGHLDKAAKLVHEIPFEPSVMVWRALLSACVIHNDVELGRISAQRVLEIEPEDEATHVLLSNIYANARRWGNVASIRTSMKRKGIRKEPGLSWIENQGRVHYFSVGDTSHPDTKLINGMLEWLNMKARNEGYVPDFSSVLLDVEDVDKEQRLWVHSERLALAYGLIRTPSISPLRIIKNLRICADCHAAIKLISKIVQRDIIIRDMNRFHHFHEGICSCGDYW, encoded by the exons ATGATCAGATTGCTTCGCTCTAAATTACTACAACATCCTAATCACTGTAAATCCAACACCGCATTATGCATCATCACTCAACGTTCGTTCTTAGCCCAACGCACTTCTCATTCTTCACCAGAATTCAACACTTACATTTATGGTTCTTTACTCCAAAGTTGTATCCGAAACGGTGACTGCGCCACCGGAAAATATCTCCATTGTGAGATTATAAAGAAGGGTAATTGCCTAGACTTGTTTGCTAACaacattcttttaaatttttatgtaaaatacgACTCATTACCTGATGCAGCTAAGCTGTTCGATGAAATGCCTGACAGAAATACGGTGTCTTTTGTTACTTTGATTCAAGGTTATAGTCAGTGTCTTAGATTTTCTGAAGCTATTGGGTTGTTTTCTAGGTTACAAGGAGAGGGTCATGAGCTTAacccttttgtttttagtaCTGTTTTGAAGCTGCTTGTCAGTGCTGAGTGGGCTAAATTGGGGTTTAGTGTCCATGCTTGTGTTTACAAGCTTGGTTTTGATTCTGACGCCTTTGTGGGTACTGCTTTGATTGATTGCTACTCTGTTTGTGGGTACGCTGAGTGTGCAAGACAAGTTTTTGACGCGATTGAATACAAGGATATGGTTTCTTGGACTGGGATGGTTGCTTGTTATGTAGAGAATGAGTGTTTTGAAGAGTCTTTGAAGCTTTTTTCACGGATGAGGATAGTTGGGTTTAAGCCGAATAATTTTACCTTTGCGAGTGTGTTGAAGGCTTGTGTTGGGCTGGAGGTGTTTAATGTGGGAAAGGCTGTGCATGGATGTGCTTTCAAAACATCTTATTTGGAAGAACTTTTTGTTGGTGTTGAATTGATTGACTTGTACATCAAATCCGGGGATGTTGATGATGCTTTACAGGTGTTTGAAGAGATGCCTAAAGATGATGTGATTCCTTGGAGTTTTATGATTGCTCGGTATGCTCAGAGTGAGCAGAGTGAAGAGGCTATTGAGATGTTTTGTAGGATGAGGCGAGGTTTGGTGCTTCCTAATCAGTTTACGCTGGCTAGTTTACTGCAAGCATGTGCGAGCTTGGTGGATTTGCAATTGGGGAATCAAATCCATTGCCATGTAGTTAAG GCAGGCAATGGGGAGAAGgcattgattttgtttaaagaTATGCTTGAATGCCAAGTTCAGGGAACGGAAGTGACATACTCTAGCGTGCTTCGTGCATGTGCTGGTATTGCTGCCTTGGAACCAGGCAGTCAGATTCATTCCTTGTCAGTGAAAACTATTTATGACAAGAACACCGTGGTTGGCAATGCTTTGATAGATATGTATGCCAAATGTGGAAACATTAAAGATGCACGTTTAGTATTTGACATGCTAAGGGAACATGATCAAGTGTCATGGAACGCTATGATTTCAGGATATTCTGTGCATGGACTATATGGGGAAGCTCTAAAAACTTTTGAATCGATGCTGGAAACAGAGTGTAAACCAGACAAGGTGACTTTTGTTGGTATCCTGTCAGCGTGTAGCAATGCCGGACTCTTAGATAGAGGACAAGCTTATTTTAAATCTATGGTAGAAGAATATGACATTGAACCATGTGCAGAGCACTACACTTGTATGGTCTGGCTTTTAGGGAGATCGGGTCATCTTGATAAGGCAGCTAAGTTGGTTCATGAAATTCCATTTGAGCCTAGTGTTATGGTGTGGCGGGCCTTACTCAGTGCTTGTGTCATCCATAATGATGTTGAACTTGGAAGAATTTCTGCCCAGCGTGTTCTTGAGATAGAACCAGAAGACGAGGCAACACATGTATTATTGTCAAACATATACGCTAATGCAAGGAGGTGGGGAAATGTGGCCTCCATTAGGACAAGcatgaaaaggaaaggaatcAGGAAAGAACCAGGCCTAAGTTGGATTGAGAACCAGGGTAGGGTTCATTATTTTTCCGTGGGGGACACTTCACATCCCGACACAAAATTGATTAACGGGATGCTGGAGTGGTTGAACATGAAAGCCAGGAATGAAGGTTATGTTCCTGATTTTAGTTCTGTTTTGCTTGATGTGGAGGATGTTGACAAGGAACAGCGACTGTGGGTCCACAGTGAAAGACTAGCTTTAGCCTATGGTCTAATTAGAACACCATCCATAAGCCCTCTTCGAATTATAAAGAATCTCCGAATATGTGCAGACTGTCATGctgcaataaaattaatatcaaagatTGTGCAGCGTGATATCATTATCAGAGATATGAATCGTTTCCATCACTTTCATGAGGGAATTTGCTCTTGTGGTGATTACTGGTGA
- the LOC7496540 gene encoding protein LAX PANICLE 2 isoform X2 — MTMVPAQSLSKQQQHQLCDGGYFGEDVHTFKEGFGLMSRLEGYEYSCVSEACLLGSDLVVANIPMAEDESRTNSLNNEAGSSSKDVQEERHEGWLQLSIGGHTTTATPTSHEGKHDHHHHQQQQQQQQLVLDSTSRRGGLIELDLLRGSSSRISHQARPLSSPVFHVPDFRAPPRPVPSHATNFSNTSLFFQHHPAATSSTYPLHQEINWPFRPMLHNIATASSSPPSSSSSLMPLGSYFSRPFQVNSTGMDFAGPSSDFKVIDPPRRSHSGIWFMLQASQNQTKEPFLPQISKSYLRIKDGRMTVRLLMKYLVNKLRLDSESEIEMTCRGQQLLPFLTLQHVRDNIWSPREELTLLPESSTTDHVMVLHYGRSA, encoded by the exons ATGACCATGGTTCCTGCTCAAAGTCTTTCTAAACAGCAACAGCATCAACTTTGTGATGGTGGTTATTTTGGTGAGGATGTCCATACTTTTAAAGAGGGCTTTGGTCTTATGAGCCGATTAGAAGGTTATGAGTACTCTTGTGTTAGCGAAGCTTGCTTATTAGGATCTGATCTAGTGGTGGCTAATATTCCCATGGCTGAAGATGAATCAAGAACTAACAGTCTTAATAATGAAGCTGGCTCAAGCTCAAAAGATGTTCAAGAAGAGAGACATGAAGGGTGGCTCCAATTGAGTATAGGTGGTCACACAACAACAGCAACACCAACAAGCCATGAGGGCAAGCacgatcatcatcatcatcaacaacaacaacaacaacaacagctaGTACTTGATTCTACAAGTAGAAGAGGAGGGTTGATAGAGCTTGATCTACTACGAGGTAGCAGTAGTAGAATTTCACATCAAGCGAGGCCATTGAGTAGTCCTGTTTTTCACGTTCCTGATTTTAGAGCTCCTCCAAGGCCAGTCCCAAGTCATGCCACTAATTTTAGCAATACATCTTTATTCTTTCAACACCATCCAGCAGCAACTAGCTCAACCTATCCTCTTCATCAAGAGATAAACTGGCCTTTTAGGCCTATGTTGCACAATATAGCGACCGCCTCATCTTCTCCACCATCCTCTTCTTCGTCTTTGATGCCATTGGGGTCCTATTTTTCTCGTCCGTTCCAAGTAAATAGTACTGGCATGGATTTTGCAGGACCGAGCTCCGACTTTAAAGTAATCGATCCTCCAAGAAGATCCCATTCTGGCATTTGGTTTATGCTACAAGCGTCTCAAAATCA AACGAAAGAACCCTTCTTGCCGCAAATATCCAAGAGCTACCTGAGAATCAA GGATGGAAGGATGACAGTTCGGCTATTAATGAAGTATCTGGTTAACAAGCTGAGACTGGATAGCGAATCAGAG ATAGAGATGACCTGTAGAGGGCAACAGCTTCTTCCTTTCTTGACACTGCAGCATGTTAGGGATAACATCTGGAGCCCCAGAGAGGAACTCACTTTGCTTCCAGAATCCTCAACCACGGATCATGTCATGGTGCTGCACTATGGTAGAAGTGCTTAA